A window from Brachionichthys hirsutus isolate HB-005 chromosome 4, CSIRO-AGI_Bhir_v1, whole genome shotgun sequence encodes these proteins:
- the poli gene encoding DNA polymerase iota produces MDKSDDEVEEDETEWKSSFVDSVPSSLASASGPRVDRTAEPIPAAHRVILHFDLDCFYAQVEMIRNPALRGVPLGIQQKYIVVTCNYVARDQGVTKLMSVTHAREKCPQLVLVNGEDLTHYRETSYKVTELLMSHTPLVERLGFDENFVDVTKMVDTRLAETPESSNFTFKGHVSSHFSADVEARDHPRLVMGSHIAAELREAMHSKLGLTGCAGIATNKLLAKLVSGTFKPNQQTSLLPENVSNIMGCLASLRKVPGVGHQTARRLQALGLVSVKDLQLFPLSDLVKEFGGPSAQRLKNLALGIDDSPVTPTGAPQSLSDEDSFKKISSTQDVLEKIEELLSSLVERMHKDGRQPQTFRLTIRRYAATNKWFSRESRQCPVPKDIGHLFTSGRTEDVVVQLVPLAMKLFHKLVDSSAAFHLTLINVCFSNLQTRGKGSITSFFTERMSSRRIQCQDDSSQRGGPFMDHQFHAHSLTSQDSSQKAAPIKSPRSSDAASHGSPVVAVEDRSLLKVFCSTDGSEFDKSDSKLKNPLPPNVDPEVFRLLPEEIQKELLTPIYANSLPSTSLSSDTANDAPSTMTNKSSKSFTGSENASDVKEAVDDSCPPDRQGSVDAGEKVKGEGRLSFCFPRNVDPKVFSELPLDVQMELMSEWKQENPVLKNSPTRKPARSLMAKDRKAPGKPSQENNLLKYFKPS; encoded by the exons ATGGATAAGAGTGAcgatgaggtggaggaggatgAAACCGAGTGGAAGAGTAGTTTCGTGGATTCAGTCCCATCCAGCCTCGCCAGTGCTTCTG GTCCCAGAGTGGACAGGACAGCAGAACCAATACCTGCAGCACACAGAGTCATTCTGCATTTCGACCTGGATTGCTTCTACGCTCAGGTAGAAATGATCAGAAACCCAGCACTGAGAGGAGTCCCTTTAG GTATTCAGCAGAAATACATCGTCGTCACCTGCAACTATGTGGCTCGGGACCAGGGAGTCACCAAGCTGATGTCCGTTACTCATGCTAGGGAGAAATGTCCGCAGCTGGTGCTGGTTAATGGAGAAGACCTAACGCACTACAGAGAGACGTCATATAAAGTGACAG AGCTGCTGATGTCTCATACTCCACTGGTAGAGAGGCTTGGATTCGATGAAAACTTTGTGGACGTCACAAAGATGGTAGACACAAGGCTTGCAGAGACACCAGAATCCAGTAACTTTACATTTAAAGGACATGTCTCCAGTCATTTCA GTGCAGATGTCGAAGCTCGTGATCACCCGAGGTTGGTGATGGGTTCACACATTGCAGCGGAGCTAAGAGAAGCCATGCACAGCAAACTGGGTCTGACTGGATGCGCTGGCATCGCCACAAACAAGCTACTGGCCAAACTGGTGTCAGGCACCTTCAAACCCAATCAGCAAACATCCTTGCTTCCAGAAAACGTCAGCAACATAATGGGCTGTCTGGCTAGCCTTCGCAAAGTGCCGG GAGTGGGTCACCAAACTGCCAGGAGACTTCAAGCTCTGGGATTGGTCAGCGTGAAAGACTTGCAGCTTTTCCCACTGAGTGACTTAGTGAAAGAGTTTGGAGGTCCCAGCGCACAACGCTTGAAAAATCTGGCCCTTGGTATTGATGACTCACCTGTCACACCTACTGGAGCCCCTCAG TCTCTCAGTGATGAAGACTCCTTCAAAAAAATATCCTCAACTCAAGATGTTTTGGAAAAGATTGAAGAACTGCTGAGCAGCCTGGTGGAGAG GATGCACAAAGACGGCAGGCAGCCTCAAACCTTTCGGCTTACCATCCGTAGATACGCCGCCACCAACAAGTGGTTCAGTCGGGAGAGCCGTCAGTGTCCAGTCCCCAAGGACATAGGACACTTATTCACTTCTG GTAGAACCGAAGACGTTGTTGTTCAGCTGGTCCCGCTGGCCATGAAGCTCTTCCACAAGCTGGTGGACAGCAGTGCTGCCTTCCACCTCACCCTCATCAATGTTTGCTTCAGTAACCTGCAGACGAGGGGAAAGGGCTCCATCACCTCGTTCTTCACCGAGCGAATGTCTTCCAGACGAATACAATGTCAG GATGATTCATCTCAGAGAGGGGGTCCCTTCATGGATCATCAGTTCCACGCACACAGCTTGACTTCTCAAGATTCCTCTCAAAAAGCTGCTCCCATAAAAAGCCCCCGGAGCTCTGATGCAGCATCTCATGGGAGCCCTGTTGTTGCTGTCGAAGACCGTTCCTTGCTAAAAGTATTCTGCAGCACAGACGGATCAGAGTTTGACAAAAGTGACAGCAAGCTGAAAAATCCATTGCCACCAAATGTTGACCCAGAAGTTTTCAGGCTTCTCCCTGAGGAGATTCAGAAGGAACTGTTAACACCAATCTATGCAAACTCTCTCCCCAGCACTTCACTGAGTTCAGATACAGCTAATGATGCCCCCAGCACAATGACAAACAAATCTTCAAAGTCATTTACAGGTTCAGAAAACGCCAGTGACGTAAAAGAAGCAGTTGATGACTCTTGCCCCCCTGACCGGCAGGGTTCTGTGGATGCAGGAGAAAAGGTCAAGGGAGAAGGCAGGCTGTCATTCTGTTTCCCACGGAATGTGGACCCCAAAGTGTTTTCTGAACTTCCGTTGGATGTTCAAATGGAGCTCATGTCTGAATGGAAACAAGAGAATCCGGTCCTGAAGAATTCTCCGACCAGGAAACCAGCAAGGAGCCTGATGGCCAAAGACAGAAAGGCTCCAGGAAAACCCAGTCAAGAAAACAATTTGTTGAAGTATTTCAAACCCAGTTAG